Proteins encoded together in one Musa acuminata AAA Group cultivar baxijiao chromosome BXJ3-6, Cavendish_Baxijiao_AAA, whole genome shotgun sequence window:
- the LOC135641530 gene encoding uncharacterized protein LOC135641530 isoform X2, whose amino-acid sequence MKSLSGRAEGSAGVLGRRDVSIGRERRYQKVRVPTAFTKKQKQGKAKIWEGGGQKMAGVKKNSEIRKDSARQCSPGKKLSFSSSSSFPSCSDPSSFFKIMLGNFRDFLLIPPRFADRLVGLVNQNVCLEDLHGSSSSVKISMVDGSLAFKGGWRDFVLDHSIDVGEFLVFKHVSKSLFFVQMFGIDACERVQFGERNSKQLCTKKTIKADLSLERSQLHKRLKTFEASKDEYCPAKKDLQKIHDSSVRIVEGECVVKVVVEPGGEPEKAPQHHHDPGSTQIAEVKDLTGPLVNMISRQVVEEPQKEASVEQFKTCVGVSVERSKTGIHLDNMSTFPLVERNLLDHEDSHGKSQTAPTVAFRSSGTNKRSICCLGSPLPLNANENFLAGEQEENIIQKIGLNGHQTPGGMGANLVASEEVACKFLLTEEGICHIVNEDQKNGRGAVSVTPVSLTATEIGTCISCNYSDTMSKDAFSHLESVCENGHVPGNGMHACSKTMHACEDNGNTPGFLSRKELSSSVGSVGRILWNVLGTNTAVGNKFQSVPDTVPVEDKEENAFCLRSQNLKAVKIENMDLDNLSSATLFCFSLTLSSNTRCLLADCS is encoded by the exons ATGAAAAGCCTTTCGGGGAGAGCAGAGGGTTCTGCGGGGGTTTTAGGCAGAAGAGACGTGAGCATTGGGCGAGAGAGACGATACCAAAAGGTTAGGGTTCCGACGGCCTTTACGAAGAAGCAAAAGCAAGGAAAAGCGAAGATTTGGGAAGGAGGAGGGCAAAAGATGGCTGGTGTCAAGAAGAATAGTGAGATCCGGAAGGACAGCGCAAGGCAGTGCTCTCCCGGGAAAaagctctccttctcctcctcttcttcttttccttcttgttCCGACCCGTCTTCTTTCTTTAAGATCATGCTCGGTAATTTCAGAGACTTCTTG CTCATACCACCAAGATTCGCTGATAGATTAGTAGGCTTAGTCAATCAGAATGTATGTCTTGAAGATCTTCATGGAAGCTCTTCTAGTGTTAAAATATCTATGGTTGATGGTTCATTGGCTTTTAAAGGAGGATGGCGTGATTTTGTGTTGGATCATTCCATTGATGTTGGGGAGTTTTTGGTGTTCAAGCATGTCAGTAAATCATTGTTTTTTGTTCAAATGTTTGGAATCGATGCTTGTGAAAGGGTACAATTTGGCGAAAGAAACAGCAAACAATTATGCACAAAGAAGACTATTAAGGCAGATTTATCTCTTGAAAGGTCTCAGCTGCATAAAAGGCTCAAAACCTTTGAAGCATCGAAAGATGAATATTGTCCTGCTAAGAAAGATCTGCAGAAGATACATGATTCTTCTGTTAGAATTGTAGAAGGTGAATGTGTTGTTAAAGTTGTGGTAGAACCTGGTGGTGAACCTGAAAAAGCTCCTCAACATCACCATGATCCTGGAAGTACACAGATTGCAGAGGTCAAGGACCTAACTGGACCACTGGTCAACATGATCAGTCGACAAGTTGTAGAGGAACCCCAAAAAGAAGCTTCTGTTGAACAATTCAAAACTTGTGTTGGAGTTTCTGTTGAACGATCCAAAACTGGGATTCATTTGGACAATATGTCGACATTCCCATTGGTTGAAAGAAACTTATTGGATCATGAAGATAGCCATGGCAAATCCCAAACTGCACCTACAGTTGCTTTCAGAAGTTCTGGGACCAACAAACGGAGTATTTGCTGTTTGGGCTCCCCACTGCCACTAAATGCAAATGAGAATTTTCTAGCAGGAGAACAGGAAGAAAACATAATCCAGAAGATAGGTTTGAACGGACACCAGACTCCTGGAGGTATGGGTGCAAACTTGGTTGCATCTGAGGAGGTTGCTTGCAAATTTCTTCTCACAGAGGAAGGCATATGCCACATTGTCAATGAAGATCAGAAGAATGGACGCGGTGCAGTTTCAGTAACCCCTGTTAGTTTAACTGCCACTGAAATTGGTACTTGCATAAGCTGCAATTACAGTGACACCATGTCTAAAGATGCCTTCTCTCATCTCGAAAGTGTTTGTGAAAATGGTCATGTGCCAGGCAATGGTATGCATGCATGCAGCAAGACTATGCATGCATGTGAAGATAATG GAAATACCCCCGGCTTTTTATCCAGAAAAGAATTGTCTTCATCGGTTGGAAGTGTCGGACGTATACTATGGAATGTGCTTGGTACAAACACTGCTGTGGGAAATAAATTCCAATCTG TGCCTGATACCGTTCCAGTAGAGGACAAGGAGGAGAATGCTTTCTGCTTGAGAAGCCAAAATCTTAAAGCCGTTAAGATCGAAAACATGGATTTAGATAACCTGTCTTCGGCAACTCTTTTCTGCTTCAGCTTAACCTTATCATCCAACACTAGGTGCTTGCTC GCTGACTGCAGCTAG
- the LOC135641530 gene encoding uncharacterized protein LOC135641530 isoform X1, which translates to MKSLSGRAEGSAGVLGRRDVSIGRERRYQKVRVPTAFTKKQKQGKAKIWEGGGQKMAGVKKNSEIRKDSARQCSPGKKLSFSSSSSFPSCSDPSSFFKIMLGNFRDFLLIPPRFADRLVGLVNQNVCLEDLHGSSSSVKISMVDGSLAFKGGWRDFVLDHSIDVGEFLVFKHVSKSLFFVQMFGIDACERVQFGERNSKQLCTKKTIKADLSLERSQLHKRLKTFEASKDEYCPAKKDLQKIHDSSVRIVEGECVVKVVVEPGGEPEKAPQHHHDPGSTQIAEVKDLTGPLVNMISRQVVEEPQKEASVEQFKTCVGVSVERSKTGIHLDNMSTFPLVERNLLDHEDSHGKSQTAPTVAFRSSGTNKRSICCLGSPLPLNANENFLAGEQEENIIQKIGLNGHQTPGGMGANLVASEEVACKFLLTEEGICHIVNEDQKNGRGAVSVTPVSLTATEIGTCISCNYSDTMSKDAFSHLESVCENGHVPGNGMHACSKTMHACEDNGNTPGFLSRKELSSSVGSVGRILWNVLGTNTAVGNKFQSVPDTVPVEDKEENAFCLRSQNLKAVKIENMDLDNLSSATLFCFSLTLSSNTRCLLELPQKLPVNNGKKRQKVIILLDPSHRSWPVMYHESTWFIGFTSGWNEFATVNSLQRGSLCEFFVVAGKFEPTFQVQISQH; encoded by the exons ATGAAAAGCCTTTCGGGGAGAGCAGAGGGTTCTGCGGGGGTTTTAGGCAGAAGAGACGTGAGCATTGGGCGAGAGAGACGATACCAAAAGGTTAGGGTTCCGACGGCCTTTACGAAGAAGCAAAAGCAAGGAAAAGCGAAGATTTGGGAAGGAGGAGGGCAAAAGATGGCTGGTGTCAAGAAGAATAGTGAGATCCGGAAGGACAGCGCAAGGCAGTGCTCTCCCGGGAAAaagctctccttctcctcctcttcttcttttccttcttgttCCGACCCGTCTTCTTTCTTTAAGATCATGCTCGGTAATTTCAGAGACTTCTTG CTCATACCACCAAGATTCGCTGATAGATTAGTAGGCTTAGTCAATCAGAATGTATGTCTTGAAGATCTTCATGGAAGCTCTTCTAGTGTTAAAATATCTATGGTTGATGGTTCATTGGCTTTTAAAGGAGGATGGCGTGATTTTGTGTTGGATCATTCCATTGATGTTGGGGAGTTTTTGGTGTTCAAGCATGTCAGTAAATCATTGTTTTTTGTTCAAATGTTTGGAATCGATGCTTGTGAAAGGGTACAATTTGGCGAAAGAAACAGCAAACAATTATGCACAAAGAAGACTATTAAGGCAGATTTATCTCTTGAAAGGTCTCAGCTGCATAAAAGGCTCAAAACCTTTGAAGCATCGAAAGATGAATATTGTCCTGCTAAGAAAGATCTGCAGAAGATACATGATTCTTCTGTTAGAATTGTAGAAGGTGAATGTGTTGTTAAAGTTGTGGTAGAACCTGGTGGTGAACCTGAAAAAGCTCCTCAACATCACCATGATCCTGGAAGTACACAGATTGCAGAGGTCAAGGACCTAACTGGACCACTGGTCAACATGATCAGTCGACAAGTTGTAGAGGAACCCCAAAAAGAAGCTTCTGTTGAACAATTCAAAACTTGTGTTGGAGTTTCTGTTGAACGATCCAAAACTGGGATTCATTTGGACAATATGTCGACATTCCCATTGGTTGAAAGAAACTTATTGGATCATGAAGATAGCCATGGCAAATCCCAAACTGCACCTACAGTTGCTTTCAGAAGTTCTGGGACCAACAAACGGAGTATTTGCTGTTTGGGCTCCCCACTGCCACTAAATGCAAATGAGAATTTTCTAGCAGGAGAACAGGAAGAAAACATAATCCAGAAGATAGGTTTGAACGGACACCAGACTCCTGGAGGTATGGGTGCAAACTTGGTTGCATCTGAGGAGGTTGCTTGCAAATTTCTTCTCACAGAGGAAGGCATATGCCACATTGTCAATGAAGATCAGAAGAATGGACGCGGTGCAGTTTCAGTAACCCCTGTTAGTTTAACTGCCACTGAAATTGGTACTTGCATAAGCTGCAATTACAGTGACACCATGTCTAAAGATGCCTTCTCTCATCTCGAAAGTGTTTGTGAAAATGGTCATGTGCCAGGCAATGGTATGCATGCATGCAGCAAGACTATGCATGCATGTGAAGATAATG GAAATACCCCCGGCTTTTTATCCAGAAAAGAATTGTCTTCATCGGTTGGAAGTGTCGGACGTATACTATGGAATGTGCTTGGTACAAACACTGCTGTGGGAAATAAATTCCAATCTG TGCCTGATACCGTTCCAGTAGAGGACAAGGAGGAGAATGCTTTCTGCTTGAGAAGCCAAAATCTTAAAGCCGTTAAGATCGAAAACATGGATTTAGATAACCTGTCTTCGGCAACTCTTTTCTGCTTCAGCTTAACCTTATCATCCAACACTAGGTGCTTGCTC GAGTTGCCCCAAAAGTTGCCAGTTAACAATGGCAAGAAAAGACAAAAAGTGATAATTCTCCTGGATCCATCCCACAGATCATGGCCTGTCATGTACCATGAGAGCACCTGGTTTATAGGCTTCACAAGTGGTTGGAATGAATTTGCAACAGTAAACAGCCTTCAGCGGGGAAGTCTGTGCGAGTTCTTTGTGGTAGCTGGCAAGTTTGAGCCTACGTTTCAAGTTCAGATAAGTCAACATTAG
- the LOC135641532 gene encoding BTB/POZ and TAZ domain-containing protein 2-like has protein sequence MIASPANADGFRRWHEAGNDDHIPPADVRIVTSDGQSIAAHSSLLGSASPVLERLLYRPRKTWNSDRIIHILGVPHDAVLAFVCFLHSSSRTVLTSREAEEAMGRHGVALLALSHAYRVPWLKRGCEAAAAARVSAENVMDVLKLARMCDALWLRQRCMRQVAKDFAAVQQTEGWRFVQKHDPALELEILQFLEEADQRKKRWRRERANQEMYQILGEAMDCLQHTFAGGCADEASSGKKSPCKSPLTCQRLQHLLRHYATCDKKLVPKCCPHCTRMRRLCRLHSSLCDQTASCKVPLCKQFKLKAERDQGEEKTWGLLVKKVATARTMASLANRERSELVQRSRTRYRGAR, from the exons ATGATTGCTTCTCCTGCTAATGCTGATGGCTTCCGGCGATGGCACGAGGCCGGAAACGATGATCACATCCCTCCCGCTGACGTTCGCATCGTCACGTCCGATGGGCAAAGCATCGCCGCGCATTCGAGCCTTCTG GGTTCGGCTTCGCCGGTGTTGGAGCGGTTGTTATATCGTCCGCGTAAAACCTGGAACTCCGACAGGATCATCCACATCCTCGGCGTGCCACATGATGCAGTGCTCGCCTTCGTTTGCTTCCTTCACTCTTCTTCGAG AACGGTGCTGACTTCAAGAGAGGCAGAGGAGGCGATGGGGAGGCACGGCGTGGCTCTGCTGGCGCTGTCGCACGCGTACCGGGTTCCGTGGCTGAAGCGGGGGTGtgaggccgccgccgccgccagggTGAGCGCCGAGAACGTGATGGACGTGTTGAAACTGGCGAGGATGTGCGATGCGTTGTGGCTGCGTCAGCGGTGCATGAGGCAGGTGGCGAAGGACTTTGCGGCGGTGCAGCAGACGGAGGGGTGGCGATTCGTTCAGAAGCATGACCCCGCACTCGAGCTCGAGATCCTCCAGTTCTTGGAGGAAGCCGACCAG AGAAAGAAGCGATGGAGAAGAGAACGAGCGAACCAGGAGATGTACCAGATATTAGGCGAGGCGATGGATTGCCTGCAACACACATTCGCCGGCGGCTGCGCGGACGAGGCCTCGAGCGGGAAGAAGTCCCCGTGCAAGAGTCCTCTCACGTGCCAGAGACTGCAACACCTCCTCCGCCACTACGCCACCTGCGACAAGAAGTTGGTCCCAAAGTGCTGCCCACATTGCACGAGAATGAGGCGGCTCTGCCGCCTCCACTCCTCCCTCTGCGATCAAACTGCATCCTGCAAAGTCCCTCTCTGCAA GCAGTTCAAATTGAAGGCGGAGAGAGATCAGGGAGAGGAGAAGACAtggggactcctagtcaagaaggTGGCAACTGCAAGAACCATGGCATCTTTGGCCAACAGGGAGAGGTCGGAGCTCGTGCAGAGGTCGCGGACAAGATACAGAGGCGCAAGATGA
- the LOC135641098 gene encoding adenine/guanine permease AZG2-like, which produces MGGEGSWRRAEGALNRAVAHSTVGRYFKLEARKSSFTKELRAGAATFLTMVYIISVNAAILTDSGGPCTVQDCTPPAGPGCKVDANPGYQSCLSRTKNDLVIATAVAAMVASFAMGSFANLPLALAPGMGANAYFAYNMVGFHGSGRLPYETALAAVMLEGCLFLALSVLGLRSKLARLIPRSVRLASAVGIGLFLAFTGLQAREGVGLVGPSSSTLVTLAACAETDAATGECLGGTMHSPTFWLGAVGFLVMAACLSWDVKGSMIYGVVFVTLVSWIRGTSVTVFPDTPPGNLSYDYFKKVVDFHIIKSTAGRISFSGFNRSEVWVAVITLLYVDVLDTTGSMYSMAEYGGFTDDTGGFEGEYRAFIVDASATIVGSALGTTTVTTYLESTAGLREGGRTGLTAITVAFLFLVSLFFAPLFTNVPPWAVGPSLVLVGAMMMKMVKEIEWSETKEAVPAFLTMILMPLTYSIAYGIIAGMGTYVALHASDYVMGVYRWATKTRRTMDTTQDHQAPSETAEDAATAV; this is translated from the coding sequence ATGGGAGGAGAAGGCTCGTGGCGTCGGGCGGAGGGCGCCCTCAACCGCGCCGTCGCCCATAGCACCGTCGGCAGATACTTCAAGCTCGAAGCCCGCAAGAGCTCGTTCACCAAAGAGCTCCGCGCCGGTGCCGCCACCTTCCTCACCATGGTCTACATCATCTCCGTCAACGCCGCAATCCTGACCGACTCCGGCGGGCCGTGCACGGTTCAAGACTGCACGCCGCCGGCCGGTCCCGGGTGCAAGGTTGACGCGAACCCGGGCTACCAGAGTTGCCTGTCGAGGACGAAGAACGACCTAGTCATCGCCACGGCCGTCGCGGCCATGGTCGCCAGCTTCGCCATGGGATCCTTCGCCAACCTGCCGCTGGCTTTAGCCCCCGGCATGGGCGCCAACGCTTACTTCGCCTACAACATGGTAGGGTTCCACGGATCCGGCCGCCTTCCGTACGAGACGGCCCTCGCTGCCGTCATGCTCGAGGGCTGCCTGTTCCTTGCGTTGTCGGTGCTCGGCCTCCGCTCCAAGCTAGCCCGCCTGATCCCGCGCTCCGTCCGCCTCGCGTCGGCCGTGGGCATCGGCCTCTTCCTCGCCTTCACCGGTCTGCAAGCGCGCGAGGGCGTCGGCCTCGTCGGGCCGAGCTCGTCGACGTTGGTCACGCTCGCGGCGTGCGCCGAGACGGACGCGGCCACCGGGGAGTGCCTCGGCGGCACCATGCACAGCCCCACGTTCTGGCTCGGCGCGGTGGGCTTCCTCGTCATGGCGGCCTGCCTGTCGTGGGATGTCAAGGGCAGCATGATCTATGGCGTCGTGTTCGTGACGTTGGTATCTTGGATCAGAGGCACCAGCGTCACGGTCTTCCCCGACACACCGCCGGGGAACTTGAGCTACGACTACTTCAAGAAGGTGGTGGACTTCCACATCATCAAGAGCACGGCCGGGAGGATCAGCTTCAGCGGCTTCAACAGGAGCGAGGTGTGGGTGGCCGTCATCACGCTCCTCTACGTCGACGTCCTCGACACGACCGGATCGATGTACTCGATGGCGGAGTACGGGGGGTTCACCGACGACACCGGCGGCTTCGAGGGGGAGTACCGCGCGTTCATCGTGGACGCCAGCGCCACCATCGTGGGGTCGGCTCTGGGCACCACGACGGTCACCACGTACCTCGAGTCGACCGCGGGGCTGAGGGAGGGCGGCCGCACCGGGCTCACGGCCATCACCGTCGCGTTTTTGTTCCTGGTATCCCTGTTCTTCGCGCCCCTCTTCACGAACGTGCCGCCGTGGGCGGTCGGGCCGTCGCTGGTGCTGGTGGGGGcgatgatgatgaagatggtgAAGGAGATCGAGTGGTCGGAGACCAAGGAGGCGGTGCCGGCGTTCCTCACCATGATTCTGATGCCACTGACCTACTCCATAGCGTACGGGATCATCGCCGGGATGGGGACATACGTCGCGCTGCATGCGTCCGACTACGTGATGGGGGTTTACAGGTGGGCGACGAAGACGAGGAGGACGATGGATACCACACAGGACCATCAAGCACCTTCCGAGACCGCAGAGGATGCAGCCACAGCCGTTTGA
- the LOC103988361 gene encoding protein-tyrosine-phosphatase MKP1, which yields MDGEDHPSSSGTPRKFLLRSATWTARSNSNSNPNPNPNPNPNSNRPPKPGRLALPPPPPLAAWPRPASDDSGHWPATPSTAAAPAADDGDGDISRVDDHVYLGGDAAARDRAALRRNGITHVLNCAGGACPDHFRGELAYRTLWLRDSPAEDLASVLYDAFDFLERARVAPRGRALVHCRRGASRSAALVVAYIMWRRALPFDDALRTVRAVRPSVDPNLGFAAQLLRCQRRVHALPPTPGSAALRAYRLAPQSPYDPLYLVPKSVDLSATSGTGFLDSRGAFVVHVPTAIYVWLGRDSCPAMAAAAATAALQVVRYERAEGPITTVHEGSEPAVFWAALTDEPPSPAPEGLLGNRTVELYDLDYDIFRRAAARARVAPPLPLPWAGAGRRPPVKENGWGRLRRKFAEKGWKEIIKAVVETRSFNNDEPHATDTIRSPGSFSVESSATPSSSSTDSASILSTFSPNSSSSSDWYNLSPPRSELHRMPQTELNSELQPMDSGNVKGKDLRSLAERRSSDAPSLVLLPSVGDADERASPTDFVRDWCPSPPFISEVEDDQETFDLERRLSLGASDQGDAAEDEASCADDHNQAIHPVLFRWPDMEKVEDVHPGLLDTESVFLLLASESKSGSRKPRTKKIYVWLGRNSGKDISGVKEEHELMYLDRVSTEFFNHMGIPVDTPVQIIREGQEPEQFLNHLFSFHQATERHPS from the exons ATGGACGGCGAGGATCATCCCTCCTCCTCCGGTACGCCGCGCAAGTTCCTCCTCCGGTCCGCCACTTGGACGGCCCGCTCAAATTCCAattccaaccctaaccctaaccctaaccctaatccaAATTCTAATCGGCCCCCCAAACCTGGCCGCCTCGCCCTCCCCCctcccccgcccctcgccgcctgGCCCCGCCCCGCCTCTGACGACTCCGGCCACTGGCCCGCCACGCCCTCCACCGCCGCTGCCCCGGCCGCGGACGATGGCGACGGCGACATCTCCCGCGTGGACGACCACGTCTACCTGGGCGGCGACGCGGCGGCCCGCGATCGCGCTGCTCTTCGTCGCAACGGCATTACCCACGTGCTCAACTGCGCCGGCGGCGCCTGCCCCGACCACTTCCGCGGCGAGCTGGCATACCGAACCCTGTGGCTCCGCGACTCCCCCGCCGAGGACCTCGCctccgtcctctacgacgccttcGACTTCCTCGAGCGCGCCCGCGTCGCCCCACGCGGCCGCGCGCTCGTCCACTGCCGTCGCGGCGCCTCCCGCTCCGCTGCCCTCGTCGTCGCCTACATCATGTGGCGCCGGGCGCTCCCTTTCGACGACGCCCTCCGCACCGTCCGCGCTGTGCGCCCCTCGGTGGATCCCAACCTCGGCTTCGCCGCCCAACTCCTCCGCTGTCAGCGCCGTGTCCACGCCCTCCCTCCGACACCCGGCTCGGCAGCCCTCCGCGCGTATCGCTTGGCCCCCCAGTCACCTTACGACCCCCTCTACCTCGTCCCTAAATCCGTCGACCTCAGCGCCACCTCCGGCACGGGATTCCTCGATTCTCGGGGCGCGTTCGTTGTCCATGTGCCCACCGCCATCTACGTCTGGCTCGGCCGCGACAGCTGTCCCGCCATGGCTGCCGCTGCCGCAACTGCCGCGCTCCAGGTCGTTCGCTACGAGCGCGCCGAGGGCCCTATCACCACCGTCCACGAGGGTTCCGAGCCTGCAGTCTTCTGGGCCGCCCTCACCGACGAGCCCCCATCCCCCGCCCCAGAAGGGCTTCTTGGGAACAGGACAGTGGAGCTATATGATCTCGACTACGACATCTTCCGCAGAGCCGCAGCGAGAGCCAGAGTGGCGCCGCCTCTCCCACTGCCGTGGGCAGGTGCCGGGAGAAGGCCCCCGGTGAAGGAGAATGGTTGGGGTCGCCTGAGGCGCAAGTTTGCAGAGAAGGGCTGGAAGGAGATCATAAAGGCGGTGGTGGAGACCAGGAGTTTTAACAACGACGAACCGCATGCAACGGATACAATTCGGTCCCCCGGGTCATTCTCGGTCGAATCAAGCGCCACACCATCATCCTCGTCGACGGACTCTGCTTCGATTCTGTCCACCTTCTCGCCAAACTCGTCATCGTCCTCAGATTGGTACAATTTATCACCACCAAGGTCAGAATTGCATAGGATGCCACAAACTGAGCTGAATTCAGAGTTGCAACCTATGGATTCTGGAAACGTGAAGGGAAAGGATTTGAGATCATTAGCTGAACGTAGGAGTAGCGATGCTCCTTCTTTGGTTCTATTACCATCAGTTGGTGATGCCGATGAAAGAGCCTCTCCAACAGATTTTGTAAGGGACTGGTGTCCATCTCCTCCTTTTATTTCTGAAGTGGAAGACGATCAAGAAACTTTTGATCTAGAGCGACGACTCTCATTGGGTGCTTCTGATCAGGGTGACGCTGCAGAAGATGAAGCTTCTTGTGCCGATgaccataaccaagcaattcaccctgttcttttccGGTGGCcagatatggagaaagtggaagATGTTCATCCTGGACTCCTTGACACCGAATCAGTGTTCTTGTTGTTGGCATCGGAATCAAAATCAGGTTCAAGAAAGCCAAGGACAAAAAAAATCTATGTGTGGCTAGGAAGAAATAGTGGGAAGGATATTAGCGGAGTCAAGGAAGAACATGAGCTTATGTATTTGGATAGGGTTAGCACAGAATTCTTCAATCACATGGGTATTCCGGTGGACACTCCTGTACAG ATAATTAGAGAGGGCCAGGAGCCAGAGCAATTCCTGAATCACCTCTTCTCATTCCACCAAGCTACAGAACGCCATCCGAGCTGA